A stretch of the Malus domestica chromosome 08, GDT2T_hap1 genome encodes the following:
- the LOC139198310 gene encoding disease resistance protein Roq1-like has product MQESSQAIENLVFPNVGQESQNFQSSSKSKLWNHDVFFSFRGEDTRKGFTGHLHAAFKYKGYKAYMDEDDLKRGEEIKEELFRAIEESRVSIIVFSKRKQNGDLAEVFKKHEKGIDEEKDDKKHESKKERVKQWREALTKAADLSGHHLQITDNR; this is encoded by the exons ATGCAAGAAAGTTCGCAA GCCATTGAGAATCTTGTTTtccccaatgtgggacaagagtctcaaaacttccaaTCCTCCTCCAAGTCAAAACTTTGGAATCACGACGTGTTCTTCAGCTTCAGAGGCGAAGACACTCGCAAGGGCTTTACAGGCCACCTCCACGCGGCATTCAAGTACAAGGGATACAAGGCTTATATGGACGAGGATGATCTAAAAAGAGGGGAAGAAATAAAAGAGGAACTGTTCCGGGCAATCGAAGAGTCGAGGGTCTCTATCATTGTCTTCTCAAAGAG GAAGCAGAATGGAGATTTAGCCGAAGTATTTAAGAAGCACGAAAAGGGCATCGATGAAGAAAAAGATGACAAGAAACATGAATCCAAGAAAGAAAGGGTAAAACAATGGAGAGAGGCTCTTACAAAAGCTGCAGATTTGTCTGGCCACCATCTTCAAATCACTGACAATAGGTAA